The following proteins are co-located in the Haloarcula marismortui ATCC 43049 genome:
- a CDS encoding DUF7115 domain-containing protein, whose product MEIPDLVQQELGDEEIRGGVNLGDEDAACFTPTRTLVYRGEGLLSDEKVASYPHDFERLTVSEGRRKTKFSLIYTSEKLELSVPGSRADAVLERLLEGKLTVSGGIAPDESLVGVFRFSELTLVVTDRQLLKHIGNVTWDADYEAFSFDDVTGLEFEEGSVATAVVLSFNERPERIKAPSEEAPMVRKALEEALFAYHEVDSLADLNAKVGADPDKSADEAGNGLGLESGIDPLVSNDEEGGDDSESESTSASTQAATASTNEQGPTTEAPTETRSSDTAGIDTGSVESDTTTDPDIAELEAQVAELTAAVEAQNEQLQRQERTIKQLIKELRQGR is encoded by the coding sequence ATGGAGATACCAGACCTCGTCCAGCAGGAACTCGGGGACGAGGAGATCCGGGGCGGTGTCAACCTCGGTGACGAAGACGCGGCCTGTTTCACACCGACCCGGACGCTCGTCTACCGCGGTGAGGGCCTTCTCAGCGACGAGAAGGTCGCCAGCTATCCGCACGACTTCGAACGGCTCACGGTTTCGGAAGGCCGCCGCAAGACCAAATTCTCGCTCATCTACACCAGTGAGAAGCTCGAACTGTCTGTCCCCGGGAGCCGCGCTGATGCCGTCCTCGAACGGTTGCTCGAAGGGAAGCTCACTGTCTCGGGCGGCATCGCCCCCGACGAGAGTCTCGTCGGCGTGTTCCGGTTCAGCGAACTCACGCTGGTGGTTACCGACCGCCAACTGCTCAAGCACATCGGCAACGTCACCTGGGACGCCGACTACGAGGCGTTCTCCTTCGACGACGTGACTGGTCTAGAGTTCGAAGAGGGGAGCGTCGCTACGGCCGTCGTCCTCTCGTTTAACGAGCGGCCAGAACGCATCAAAGCGCCGTCCGAGGAAGCACCAATGGTCCGGAAAGCGCTGGAAGAGGCCCTCTTCGCGTACCACGAAGTCGATTCACTTGCCGACCTCAATGCCAAGGTTGGAGCCGACCCCGACAAGAGTGCTGACGAAGCCGGCAACGGTCTCGGCCTTGAATCTGGCATCGACCCGCTTGTGAGCAACGACGAGGAGGGCGGTGACGATTCCGAGAGTGAGTCCACGAGCGCCAGTACACAGGCTGCGACCGCATCGACCAATGAGCAGGGACCCACCACTGAAGCCCCGACGGAGACACGATCCAGTGACACAGCTGGCATAGACACCGGATCGGTCGAGTCGGACACCACCACAGACCCCGATATCGCTGAACTCGAGGCACAGGTCGCAGAACTGACCGCCGCTGTCGAGGCTCAGAACGAACAGCTCCAGAGACAGGAGCGAACGATCAAACAGCTCATCAAGGAACTCCGGCAGGGTCGCTAA
- a CDS encoding HalX domain-containing protein, producing MQKRGETEEATVLVVDDEQDIADLYSTWLLTAHDVRTAHSGTEALQLADASVDVVFLDRQMPDMSGDEVLDTIAERGIDPAVVMVTAVDPDFDIVEMPFDEYLTKPVSREDLLDTVSEMLIRTTYDDRVQEYFAVASKKATLETQKNTPQLEASDEYQTVNERFEELRQRADATAAEIDDFESVFQQFPGNGLSSG from the coding sequence GTGCAAAAGCGTGGTGAGACCGAGGAGGCAACAGTGCTCGTCGTTGACGATGAGCAAGATATCGCGGACCTGTATTCGACGTGGCTGCTGACCGCACACGACGTTCGGACCGCACACAGCGGTACTGAGGCGCTCCAGTTAGCCGACGCGTCCGTCGACGTCGTCTTTCTGGACCGACAGATGCCCGACATGAGTGGTGACGAGGTCCTCGACACCATCGCAGAACGGGGTATCGACCCCGCAGTAGTGATGGTGACGGCCGTCGACCCGGACTTCGACATTGTCGAGATGCCCTTCGACGAGTATCTGACCAAGCCGGTCAGCCGCGAGGACCTCCTCGACACCGTCTCGGAGATGCTTATCCGAACCACGTACGACGACCGGGTTCAGGAGTACTTCGCCGTAGCTTCGAAGAAGGCGACACTAGAAACCCAGAAGAACACACCACAACTCGAAGCAAGCGATGAATACCAGACCGTCAACGAGCGGTTCGAAGAACTCCGCCAAAGGGCCGATGCCACGGCCGCAGAGATTGACGATTTCGAGTCCGTATTTCAGCAGTTCCCCGGTAACGGGCTCTCATCTGGCTAA